In candidate division TA06 bacterium, one DNA window encodes the following:
- a CDS encoding T9SS type A sorting domain-containing protein encodes MLPKWIIIFSVALAILAHSDSSSARFLIWDADGNTNSGPAIRTTLYGASYEGDYTTDINPYLDSLSNYCAIFICLGVYDQNYVLAPGPIVDSLSAYLNGGGKIYMEGGDTWAYDTPTALHGYFNINGLDDGFGDVDTILGQPGTFTEGMISGYSGDNHFMDRLDTLGSAYVVFANDSPPYNNGIAYEDGPGSYKTVGTSFEFGGLEDGAPPGTKAFLADTIMGFFGCLPAIYNLNVGVISITSPWSWTLPNTPLLPRAQVKNLGIDTVTFDVTCVIDSLGDTIYTDTQPVVDLPSDSMQQVNFVSWTPAGVGNCYNVTVYTQLAGDQMPANDTLDVTACVFDTTWDIVSEYTSNPPIIDGFMAPGEWTDATRRDVSNIFDKTLNNPGCVYFYVKNDTDNIYIGVDAVSDSTEEDYDLIWTYFDDNNDGAWPIWPLPIEGDFSIANKGSGDSVYFSALNWDSCNAWPPCSLQRADFATINSGHMQYEWAFPLILVEEIPPTADCYHFAAIQAFACDTVGFWLAVLNQNPSPTWIGWWPTNAESPEGWACAPGRMGRLILGCPPNQYDGSVVSLDAPPDTVCLDSTYDVKATVKNVGYATLDSIEAVCTIDTTGGNVYTEYGIILNLGRGEDTLVPFILWTVPSSVPSDSLFIMTVTITATGDTLTANNSLSKTLYICTVGIEERLTRSRLPKVFRLSQNKPNPFSLSTTVTYALPKRSAVSMKVFDVAGNEVRTLVKDLLEPGFYSLSWDGRDARGGATASGVYFLRMEAGTFKYVRKMVILN; translated from the coding sequence ATGTTACCGAAATGGATCATCATTTTTTCGGTAGCGCTGGCCATCCTTGCGCACAGCGATTCCTCTTCTGCCCGGTTCCTCATCTGGGATGCGGATGGAAATACGAACAGCGGCCCTGCAATTAGAACTACCCTCTATGGTGCTTCTTATGAAGGTGACTACACCACAGACATCAACCCTTACCTTGATAGCCTTTCAAACTACTGCGCCATCTTCATCTGTCTGGGGGTCTACGACCAGAACTACGTCCTGGCTCCTGGTCCCATTGTGGACTCTTTGTCCGCCTACCTGAATGGAGGTGGAAAGATCTATATGGAAGGGGGAGACACCTGGGCTTATGACACTCCCACTGCCCTTCACGGTTACTTTAATATCAATGGTCTTGACGATGGATTTGGCGATGTGGACACCATACTGGGTCAGCCAGGGACTTTCACCGAAGGGATGATCTCTGGCTATTCTGGAGACAACCACTTTATGGATCGACTCGACACTCTGGGAAGTGCCTATGTTGTCTTCGCTAATGATTCACCTCCTTACAATAATGGAATCGCATACGAGGACGGACCCGGATCGTACAAAACGGTTGGCACCTCCTTCGAGTTCGGCGGCTTGGAAGACGGCGCTCCCCCAGGCACCAAGGCCTTCCTAGCAGATACCATCATGGGCTTCTTCGGCTGCCTCCCGGCCATCTATAACCTGAATGTAGGAGTAATCTCCATAACTAGCCCATGGAGCTGGACCCTACCCAACACCCCTCTACTTCCCCGGGCCCAGGTGAAGAACCTTGGTATAGACACCGTCACCTTTGATGTGACCTGTGTCATAGACTCACTGGGAGATACAATCTACACTGACACCCAACCCGTCGTAGACCTGCCGAGCGATAGTATGCAGCAGGTCAATTTCGTCAGTTGGACGCCTGCCGGAGTCGGCAACTGCTACAATGTCACAGTCTACACTCAACTCGCCGGGGACCAGATGCCCGCCAATGACACCCTGGACGTGACTGCCTGTGTTTTCGACACGACATGGGATATTGTTTCAGAGTATACATCCAACCCACCCATCATAGACGGATTCATGGCTCCCGGGGAGTGGACAGATGCCACCCGGAGGGACGTGAGTAACATCTTCGATAAAACTCTGAACAACCCTGGCTGTGTATATTTCTATGTCAAAAACGATACCGACAACATTTATATTGGTGTAGATGCCGTCTCAGACTCAACAGAAGAAGACTACGACCTCATCTGGACCTATTTCGATGACAACAACGACGGCGCCTGGCCCATTTGGCCGCTTCCTATTGAGGGAGATTTCTCCATCGCAAACAAAGGCAGTGGTGACAGCGTCTACTTCAGCGCCTTGAACTGGGACTCATGTAACGCCTGGCCTCCTTGTTCACTTCAGAGGGCAGATTTCGCAACTATCAACTCCGGGCATATGCAGTACGAGTGGGCTTTCCCCCTCATACTCGTGGAGGAGATTCCCCCGACTGCCGATTGCTACCACTTTGCCGCAATTCAAGCCTTTGCGTGTGATACGGTAGGGTTTTGGCTCGCCGTCCTGAATCAGAATCCCTCCCCGACCTGGATTGGCTGGTGGCCCACCAATGCAGAATCTCCAGAGGGGTGGGCCTGCGCACCGGGGAGAATGGGGAGATTGATTCTGGGGTGTCCACCTAATCAATACGACGGAAGTGTGGTCTCCCTGGATGCCCCTCCGGACACTGTCTGTCTGGACTCGACGTATGATGTGAAAGCCACGGTGAAGAACGTCGGGTATGCTACGCTGGATTCCATCGAAGCTGTGTGTACCATTGATACTACGGGCGGCAACGTCTATACAGAGTACGGCATCATTCTCAATCTTGGGCGAGGTGAGGACACCCTTGTCCCGTTCATCCTCTGGACCGTCCCTTCCAGCGTTCCCTCTGATTCCCTCTTCATCATGACCGTCACCATTACGGCCACTGGAGACACACTAACAGCCAACAACTCTCTTTCCAAGACCCTTTATATCTGTACAGTTGGAATAGAGGAGAGACTGACGCGGTCTCGTCTTCCAAAGGTCTTCAGGCTCTCTCAGAACAAGCCCAATCCATTCTCCCTCAGTACAACAGTCACTTATGCCCTTCCAAAGAGAAGCGCCGTCAGCATGAAGGTCTTTGATGTTGCAGGGAATGAGGTTCGAACACTGGTGAAAGACCTTCTCGAACCTGGATTCTACAGCCTATCCTGGGACGGCAGAGATGCTCGGGGCGGTGCCACTGCGAGCGGTGTCTATTTTCTGAGGATGGAAGCCGGAACGTTTAAGTATGTTCGAAAGATGGTGATACTTAACTAA